TAGTGATAGGCGGCGGCATGATATCCAGTGGTGAGGATATAGCCAAACTGATCCTGCTCGGCGCTAACATGGCTAACATAGCGACTGCGGCACTCATAGCTATGGGGTGCATCATGTGTCATATATGCAATACTGGCAACTGTCCTGCAGCGTTAACGAACAGTATTGACAGTGCGTTCAAGATCGACATAGACTGGGCCGTTGCAAGGGTCGTGAACTGGCTACGCGCAGTCGAGAGAACACTGAAGCTGATAACCTACGCACTCGGCGAGGACAGCCTACAGAAGCTCGTAGGCCGCCGCGGCCTACTAGAGCTCTACAACGCCGACGAGTACGTGGCCAAGGTCGTCGGCGTAGAGCTGGCCGAGCCTGGGCAGATAGCCTGGTATGGTGACCCAGGCGAGGAGCCGCTGCCACGCGAGGTCTACATGGAGGCTAAGACCCCGGTTCTAGGCATGGGCGGCTACGTGCCGGGCTACACGACGCCCGCCGAGAGGCCGCTAGACCTCCTCCGGGTAGAGGCGGCGCAGGTGACCCGGCCCAGTGTAGACCCGTATCGCGAGGAGATAGACCTCACAGTAAGGCTCCCCGACGGCACGGTATACGAGGCGCCGATAGCGGTCCCATGCCTGGAGGAGCCCCTTGTGGAGGCCGCGGAGGGGCTCGGCTACCCGCTAGAGTGCGAGCTGATGGAGAGGCCGTACGCGATAGCTCTGCCGCCGGGCCTAGAGCCTCCACCCGGCACTACGTTGGTTATAGTCGACGAGGAGCTACGGGGTCGCGGCGGCCGCTCCAAGCCATGGCTAGAGGAGTGGATAGTCTGGCTAGACGACGAAATGTGGAGCAGTGGGATACGGAGCGACGTAGCCCTCGTGGCGGCAGGCGACCTCCGGAGCGCTGCCGACGTCTACAAACTGCTAGCCCTAGGCGCTGACCTGGTCACGCTCCGCCGGCCTCTACGCTGGCTGAGCAAGAAGATAGCCGGGTGGCCCGCTGAGAGGAGGAGAGAAGCGTACGAGAACACACTGATAGCAGTCACCTGGGAGCTGAAACTCCTGATGGGTGCCGGCGGTTTGACTAGCTACCAGAGCCTCCAGGGTAACCGGTGGCTCCTCCGCAGCCTCGACGGCGAGGTCGCCCAGCGGCTCCGCGTATCAGTGGCAGGCGAGTAGCCCCAGGGCTACGCCCGTACGGCGAGGGCACGGCCCTGGTGCAGATGCGCTCCCCGCCATCCCCGAGCCTCTTTATAACCCTGCCCGGCTAGTCTAGGCCCCCTAGGCTCCCACCAGGGGCACAACTTAGCAGATTACCCTTGCCGCATTGCATGCCCAGGGCTCCCTCGGTGCGGGCAGCAGTCCCTGGGCGTGAAAAACACTCATAGGGTAGAGCTAGCGCATGAGGTGAGTGTAGGCCGTGTGCGGTATAGCTGGGGTAGTCAGCCTTGACGGTAGCCAGGTAGAATCTAGGCTCGTCATCGAGGCACTCGAGGCTATGAGAGAGCGTGGCACAGAGCACGGCGCTGGTTACGCCGCCTATAGTCCAGAGCCCCGCGGTTTGGTGCGTGCTAGGGTGTTTACCCGGATAGGCCTCGACGAGCCCGTAGCTGACGAGCTGCTGGGCAGTCTTACCGAGAAAGGGCCCCGCAGGATAGCAGAGCTGGGGCACGGGATAGCTGTCGACGAGAGGCTTCTCCTCGACTACCCGCCCGCCAGCGTTGTCGGTAGACTCTGGCTGCTACAGGCGGCCCGGTTCCTCGAGGTATGGAAGAGTATCGGCTGGCCCCGCGAGGTGGCGGACGTCTACGAGCTGTGGGGGCGCCGGGCGCAGGCCTGGATAGGCCACACGAGGTACCCCACTAACAGCCCCGGGTTCCAGCCCTGGCTCGCCCACCCCTTCACTAGCGGCGAGACGGTGATAGTACACAACGGTGATCTCAGCAGCTACGGCGCCAACCGGAGGCTCGTCAAGTACTGGATGGGGCTCAACGGGTTCACGGGCAACGATAGTGAGGTAATAGCCTACCTTATGGAGCTCTTCTTCCGCGACGGGTACAACGCCCGCGACATCGTGGAGATACTGGTTGAGGGCCGCGGGCCCCGCTGGGCAAGGCTAGACGGTCCCCACGCAGTCATATTCATTCACGGGGAGCCACAGGGACCAGTCTTCGGCGCCTTTGTGGACCGGCACCACCTCCGCCCACTCTACGTAGCCGTTACCGAGGACCGCGTCTACGCTGCAAGTGAGGCAGCAGCGGTAAAGGCGATGGATCCGCGCGCCAGGCCTCGGTTGCTACGCGGCGGCGGCTACGTAATCGTGTACCCAGACGGCGAGATTGAGGTACGCGGCTTAACTGAGGCCAAGATGTTCCCGGAGCCCCCGAAGCCCCCGGCATGGGCGGTAGACGCTAGCCGGATGAGCCGGACAGAGCTCAACCAGGCCTTAGCAGCTATGCTAGAGCGTACCGGCTACGCTGCGGCCTACAACCTCCGGGGCCACCGCTACGTGGCCAACGGGCTCGGGCCTGGTCGCCTCGAGCTATGGGGAACAGTGGGCAACGCTAGCCTCAACGTGGCTAGCGGCCTCGACGTGAAGATCTACGGTGACGCACAGGAGGACCTCGGCGACAGTATGGAGGACTCAAAGGTAGTTGTATACGGCAACGTGGGTGACGCAGCCGGCCAGGCTATGAGGAGCGGGGAACTACACATACTAGGCGACGCGGGCAACAGGCTCGGAATACAGATGAAGGGCGGCGTGATAGTAGTGAGGGGCGACACTGGCGATTACCTAGGCGAGTTCATGGCCGGCGGCACGATAGTCGTACTGGGCAGGGTAGGCCGCTACATCGCCACCGGCATGGTGGGTGGGAAGATCTACATACGGGGCCACGTACCGCTAAGCCACATAGGCAAAGCGCCGCCCCGTAACCAGATAGAGCGCTACATCAAGGCTATGGCCCATCGCGGCGAGATAACGATGGAGCAGATGTACCAGGCCCTCCAGAGCCAGACCGTAGACGAGCTACGGAGAGCCCTAGGCGACAAGTTCGACCGCTTAGCAAAGCTCTGGGGAGTACTGCACGTGGGCTATCCGCAGGCAGAGTACCGCTACCTCCGCGGGGACGAAGCAGAGGAGCTGGAGAAGATACTACGAGCCCACGTAGAGGCCACGGGGATCAAGCTAGACATAGGCGAACTACTCGAGTACAAGTACACAGTGATAACAGCTGCAAAGATGAAGCATTAGCCCCGGAGGCTTCACCTACACGAATAACTAGACTAGATGCTAGTCTTCTTTCTGGTTGCTCTCCTTCACCCGGTAGAGGGGGGAGCCGTCTACTGCTATTCTCTCTACCAGCCCCATGTTTACTAGCTTCTGGAGCTTCCTCCAGGCAGTGGACTTGCTTATACCTAGGCTCCTGGCAACATCGCTTACCCCCATTGGGCCACGGCTCCGCAGTAGCTCTAGTATAGCCCGGTCTCTCTCGTCGAGGGTAGAATCAGCAACTATGACTACGTCAGTTGCAGCAGAGCTGCTATTCTTCTCGCTACGTTTACGACGAAACAGGATAGCTGCCCCAGCTGTGCTGGCTCCCGCAGCGGCGAGGACTGCTATAATGGGTGCATTGGAGTTAGTGCCCCCGCTTGTCTCCTTCTCGGATACAGTTTGTGTCTCGATGTTCCCGGCTTTCTGTGATACAGTGGAGGGCGGAGCTGATGGGACATAATCTATAGTGTATTCCCCGGGCCCGCTATAGCGGAGAACTATCCTTCCCGATGAGTAGTCTATAGTGGGTTCGCCCGTGAAGCCTGCTAGGGCGGCACCTCGGGGTAGGTAGATTGTGGCAGGGCCTGATGGATGTATTGTAGCCTCCACTATGCCGTCAGCTTGTCTGCCCAGTAACGCTGTATACTCTACGGTTAATCTTGTAGCGTTGCCAGCGTAGACTATGAGTGTGTTGTTAACAATGTCGTAGTCTAGGGGCAGGCCATCAGGTCCATAGACAACGATGCTCTCGGGCTCGTAGCCCTGCTCTAGCGGTAGCTCTACGACAATTAGGTTCTCACCACTAACTTCAATAGTAACTGTGGCTACGCCGAGCTCGTCGAGCTTATAGATGCTGCTTGTGAGTAAGCTGGGAGCCTCGGCAGCTGAGGCTACTGGAGTCAAGATAGCTAGGAGAGCAAGGAGTACAGCAACACACGGCCTCATGGCTCTCTACAGCCATTAACGCGTCTCTAGCCCTACTAGCCGGATAAACACTTGACGCAGCAAAGCCCTAAGACTCGTGGACACCCTAGAGCATTGCCTAGGAGTTTACCGGAGGTGCTTGAAGATGTTGATAGGAGTTGTGAGTGACACCCACGACAGCCAGGAGGCTGCCAGGCGGGCAGCCCGGCTGCTACTGAGCCGGGGCGCCGAGCTAGTCCTGCACCTCGGCGATATAGTGGCCCCATTCACGCTCCGCAGGTTCCACGAGGAGGGCGTCAAGAAGCTCATAGCTGTCTATGGTAACAATTGCGGCGAGCGCCTTGGCCTGCAACGCGTAGCAGCCAGCCTGGGCTACGAGATACACGACTGGCCACACACCGTGGAGATAGCGGGCCGCCGCATACTAATGATCCACGGCATCGGCCCGGCGGAGAAGACCCGCAAGTTCGTCGAGGCACTCGCTGCGAGCGGCCACTATGATGCAGTCCTCTATGGCCACACCCACGAGGTGGACATGAGGAGAATAGGCTCCACCCTGATACTCAACCCCGGTGAGGCCTGCGGCTGCCTAACAGGCCGGAGAACTGTAGCACTACTAGACACGGAGACTATGGAGGCCGAGCTGCTAGAACTCTAGAGGCCTAGAGGCCCCTAGCCGTCTACGGCTTCTAAACGTCTTCATCCTACGTGTTCGTCTCCATTTCTTTTTCTCGTCGACAGCTGCTGGAAGCCATTCGAGGAGGTCGAGGCGGCCACGCTGATAGAGCACTATTGCTGCCGCCAAACGGTGCACGCATAGAGGGTCGCCAGCTAGCCGGCTAGCCGGGCAGCTACACTCGGCTCCACTCCGCTTCACGTGTACCATGTAGACCTGCTGCTCCTCGGGGAGCCTGCCTACACGGGTAGCTACGACTCGGTGGCCTGCACCTTTCAGTAGTGCTAGCAAGTCGCTATGACTCACCACGCGCTCACGTGGCAGCCTCCCGAGCCGCTGGCTAGGCACAGCCACTACTGCCTCATCGTTAGCCTTCACTAGGGTTGAACGAGAAGCTAGCCGGAGAGCACGGAGCACGTCGCGCTCCTCTACCCCTAGGCTCCGTAGCCAACGATACTCTCTAGCAGCTTTCAGCAAGAGACATCATCTCATCCACACTCTACACAGTATTACCTATCCATAGCCGCCCCCTATATATTGTGGCCCCGGGCCTCGACCGGGCAAACGTTCCTACATATCAGCTCTAATAATGCCTCGATGCCCTTACTTCTACTCTTCTGGGGCGGAAGCGTGCAGGCCATGAGGGAGCAGATCGACCTGGGCTACTCCCGGCTATACGTCCTGGACGCTACACCCCGGGACTTCGGCGCCGAGTATATACGCGTCTATATTGTCGATGGCGGTGAGCAAGCAGTAGCAGTTGTAGAGACCGGCCCCGCCTCGGTGGCAGAGAGTGTCGCCAAGGCGGTCGCCGAGATAGCTAACGGTAGACAAGTAGAGATCATCCTGACACACGTCCACATAGACCATGGCGGCGGCGCGGGCCGCGTCGCGGGGCTCCTCACCGAGCAAGGACTCCAGGTGGCCATCTGGGCCCACCCCCGGGGCGCTCCACACATAGTGAACCCCTCGAAGCTCTGGAAAGCCTCAAACGAGGCCCTCGGCGAGACCGCGCTCGTCTACGGGGAGCCCGAGCCAGCTCCTAGTAGCGCTGTCCACGAGACCCGGGACGGCATGGAGCTGTGTCTCGGCCAAGCCCGGCTACGGATAATCCATACCCCCGGCCACGCGAGCCACCACCAGAGCATATTACTAGAACCCGCTGTGGGCCAGGGCGAACGCATACTGTTCCCAGGCGACTCCGCCGGTATGTACGACCCGAGCTCACAAGGCCTAGCGCCGACCACGCCACCACCCCTACGCCTAGACATGTACAGAGAAAGCTTGAGACGTATGATCGACGAGAAGCCCGACAGGATAGCATTCACCCACATCGGGCTCGGCCCGGCACAACTGCTGGAGACGCACCGGTGGCAGGTAGACATCTGGGAGGAGACAGTACGAGAAGCACTAGCCAGGGGCCTAGACCCAGAGAAGACGCTAGAAGCGATACTCGACCGCGACCCCTACACAGCCCGGCTCTACCAGAGGCTCGGCGGGACACCCCACGGCCGCCGGATGATACTAAACTCCGTGCTAGGATTCATGGACTATGTACAGAGGATGCAGGGAAGCTACTGAGGTATGACAATAGTATACGTCCATAGTCTTTCTCCCGTATCATGTAGGCCTCCTCTCCGCATATACAGCCCAGACAGTAGCCCGTCAACCTTGTCTTGACGATCATGGAACTCTATTAAGGATCGCTAAGTAATGGTGGCTGCCTAGCGACCCCAGGAGCGTAAAGGTACTAGAGTACTGGCCTCTGTCTTCCCGCCGGGTTGTCCCGGGTTGGCTCGTGGTAGGAGTCCCGGCCAGGAGGCTGTGAGGGGCTACGACCTAGGACGTATCCGGCTAGCTGTGCCTGCAAGCCATTCCGCTTTGCAGCTGCTGCGTGGTGCCCGGGACGAGGGTGTAGAGGCTATACTGGTCGCGCACCGCCGCTACTATGATGCGATATACTCGCGGTTCCCGTGGCTCTACAGCCGCGCGATAGTGGTCGAGTCCTGGCGGGACCTCCTCAGCCCCCGCGTTGTAGGGGAGCTCCGAGAGGCCAACGCTGTTCTCGTGCCACATGCGAGCCTCATCGAGTACGTGGGTGTGGAGACGCTCCTCGAGCTAGAGCTCCCCGTTCTCGGCAACCGGTACCTCTTGGAGATAGAGGCTAGCTGGGACCGGAAGCTCTCCCTGCTAGAGGACGCCGGGATAGACACGCCCCGGAGGTTCAGCTCGCCCCGCGAAGCAGCCGAGGCAGGTGTCCCGGTGATAGTCAAGCTCCCCGGGGCTAAGGGTGGCCGCGGCTACCGGCTAGCAGCTCCCGGCAGCGTGGAGAGGGTCGTCGGGGAGCTAGAGAAGCAGGGCTACCGGCTCGAGGACCTGGTCATCCAGGAGTACGTGGTGGGTGTCCGTCTCTACAGCCACTACTTCAACAGCCTAGTCCACGGCCGGGTGGAGCTTCTAGGCATGGATATCCGGCTAGAGAGCAACGTGGACGGGCTCGCCCGGGTACCGCCCCGGCTCCAGGAGGAGCTAGGCCTAGAGCCCAGCTACACCGTGGTAGCCAACATGCCGATCGTGGCGCGTGAGAGCCTCCTCGCCCGGGTACTGGACTATGGTGAGCGCTTCGCCAGGGCCGTGGAGAGGGCCACCGGCTACCCCGCAGCCGGGCCCTACAGCCTCGAGGGCATAGTCACCGAGAACCTAGAGTACAAGATATTCGAATTCAGCGGCAGGATAGTAGCCGGCACCAACGTGTACATGGGGCTCCAGACGCCCTACGCTAGCCTCTACTGGGAGGACCCAATGTACATGGGCCGCCGGATAGCCCGGGAGCTACGCGAGGCAGCCGAGAAGGGCATACTCGAGAAGATAGTCACCTAGCCTTTCCCCTTCTACATTACAGTGTCATCTAGTGTTATAATCTAGCTCTCTAATAGCCGTGCCTCAAGACGGCACTGCTTCAACCGGGTAACCGTGTTCTCCGAGGAGTCCTAGGCGACTCGTGACTACGGGGCTGACAACAAGCTATCGCCCGAGACATACCACATTAGCTGCTCCTTCCTGCTTGGAGCACTCTAGCCACTTTGCACGGCACGTCGCTCACAATCATGTCTACGCCTAGCTCTGCTAGCCGGAGTGCTTCCCGGGGCTCGTTCACAGTCCACGCCGCGACCAGGTAGCCTCCCTGGTGCAGCGCCTCCACTAGCTGCGGGTCCACGTAGCTAGCCCGGACACTAACACCATGCGCCCCCGCCGCCTCCACTAGCACGCGTGGCTCGGCTGGACGGCTATCGATGCTCAGCAGCACCCGTGCGCCCGGGAGCGCCTCGGTCAACTCTCGGGTGTCGCTGTGCCACCGTGTGACGAGGACCAGCCTCAACCCCCACGCCCCCTCCAGGGCCTCGGCGAGGAGCCGCGGGGGCACCCGATCCTTGAGGTCGAGCATAACCATGCTCCCAGGCGGCACGTGGGCCAATAGCTCCCGTAGCGGCCTACTGGGGGTGAAGTGTAGGCCCTCGAGGAGCCGGGCTAGCCGCTCCCGGAGAAGCAGCGGCCTCGCCCGGGGGAGGAGGTGCCCCGCGACGGGGACGCCGCTGCGCAGGTACACGTCTATCTCAACGCTGCGGGTGCAGGCGAGGTGGCGGCGGAGCCACCTCACCGTGTTGGCACGGTGCCCCACCACCTCCACGCGCCCAGCCCCTCCACAGCGTCCATGCCCCTGGCGGGCTACGCGGATAGAACCTCTACGCCGTGCCGGGAAGCGAGCCGGGCCATGCCCTCGTCGAGAGTGGCTAAGGGGAGCCCCAGCCTCCGTGCAACCGATACCACCAACAAGTCCTCGTAGCGCCTAGGGTCGCGCAACGCGAACCAGATGTCCTCCAGCCGGACCGGCTCCACCCGCAGCCCACCAGCAAGCAGCCAGCCAACCCGCGACCCCGCAGCACCAGGGCCAAGCCGCCGCCTCAGACTCCACACAAGCTCATGCACAACAATAGACGGCGCCACCGGCTCCTCCAGCGCCTTAAGCAGCCCAGCCGCCAAAGGGTGGAG
The window above is part of the Pyrodictium delaneyi genome. Proteins encoded here:
- a CDS encoding MBL fold metallo-hydrolase, whose protein sequence is MREQIDLGYSRLYVLDATPRDFGAEYIRVYIVDGGEQAVAVVETGPASVAESVAKAVAEIANGRQVEIILTHVHIDHGGGAGRVAGLLTEQGLQVAIWAHPRGAPHIVNPSKLWKASNEALGETALVYGEPEPAPSSAVHETRDGMELCLGQARLRIIHTPGHASHHQSILLEPAVGQGERILFPGDSAGMYDPSSQGLAPTTPPPLRLDMYRESLRRMIDEKPDRIAFTHIGLGPAQLLETHRWQVDIWEETVREALARGLDPEKTLEAILDRDPYTARLYQRLGGTPHGRRMILNSVLGFMDYVQRMQGSY
- a CDS encoding PIN domain-containing protein, with the protein product MAGAAVVDTSVLHAYLVEEDVLHPLAAGLLKALEEPVAPSIVVHELVWSLRRRLGPGAAGSRVGWLLAGGLRVEPVRLEDIWFALRDPRRYEDLLVVSVARRLGLPLATLDEGMARLASRHGVEVLSA
- a CDS encoding metallophosphoesterase, encoding MLIGVVSDTHDSQEAARRAARLLLSRGAELVLHLGDIVAPFTLRRFHEEGVKKLIAVYGNNCGERLGLQRVAASLGYEIHDWPHTVEIAGRRILMIHGIGPAEKTRKFVEALAASGHYDAVLYGHTHEVDMRRIGSTLILNPGEACGCLTGRRTVALLDTETMEAELLEL
- a CDS encoding SWIM zinc finger family protein, translated to MLKAAREYRWLRSLGVEERDVLRALRLASRSTLVKANDEAVVAVPSQRLGRLPRERVVSHSDLLALLKGAGHRVVATRVGRLPEEQQVYMVHVKRSGAECSCPASRLAGDPLCVHRLAAAIVLYQRGRLDLLEWLPAAVDEKKKWRRTRRMKTFRSRRRLGASRPLEF
- a CDS encoding FMN-binding glutamate synthase family protein, coding for MPASIRLVAGYKPPVGGGRTPEFWSRDRIAAIRYAAEHGMEKTILSKPKARGRLLDRLAIRDLDPRELRELAQKLGPEGIDRLDVDAGVDFADVHLRVPVYLGDMSFGALSGRPNIALARAADIAGAVVGVGEGGLHPEVARCRNIVIQWASGRFGIDRYMLRRGLAVNIKIGQGAKPGIGGHLPARKVVGEIAKLRKLPPGSEALSPAPHHDIYSIEDLAQRVKMLRELTGRPVLVKTAATNQVGFVTLGTARATAMGIIIDGAGAGTGATPRIVRDHVGMPVDYAVPVADRLLRENGLRDGFLVIGGGMISSGEDIAKLILLGANMANIATAALIAMGCIMCHICNTGNCPAALTNSIDSAFKIDIDWAVARVVNWLRAVERTLKLITYALGEDSLQKLVGRRGLLELYNADEYVAKVVGVELAEPGQIAWYGDPGEEPLPREVYMEAKTPVLGMGGYVPGYTTPAERPLDLLRVEAAQVTRPSVDPYREEIDLTVRLPDGTVYEAPIAVPCLEEPLVEAAEGLGYPLECELMERPYAIALPPGLEPPPGTTLVIVDEELRGRGGRSKPWLEEWIVWLDDEMWSSGIRSDVALVAAGDLRSAADVYKLLALGADLVTLRRPLRWLSKKIAGWPAERRREAYENTLIAVTWELKLLMGAGGLTSYQSLQGNRWLLRSLDGEVAQRLRVSVAGE
- a CDS encoding helix-turn-helix transcriptional regulator yields the protein MRPCVAVLLALLAILTPVASAAEAPSLLTSSIYKLDELGVATVTIEVSGENLIVVELPLEQGYEPESIVVYGPDGLPLDYDIVNNTLIVYAGNATRLTVEYTALLGRQADGIVEATIHPSGPATIYLPRGAALAGFTGEPTIDYSSGRIVLRYSGPGEYTIDYVPSAPPSTVSQKAGNIETQTVSEKETSGGTNSNAPIIAVLAAAGASTAGAAILFRRKRSEKNSSSAATDVVIVADSTLDERDRAILELLRSRGPMGVSDVARSLGISKSTAWRKLQKLVNMGLVERIAVDGSPLYRVKESNQKED
- a CDS encoding glycerophosphodiester phosphodiesterase; amino-acid sequence: MEVVGHRANTVRWLRRHLACTRSVEIDVYLRSGVPVAGHLLPRARPLLLRERLARLLEGLHFTPSRPLRELLAHVPPGSMVMLDLKDRVPPRLLAEALEGAWGLRLVLVTRWHSDTRELTEALPGARVLLSIDSRPAEPRVLVEAAGAHGVSVRASYVDPQLVEALHQGGYLVAAWTVNEPREALRLAELGVDMIVSDVPCKVARVLQAGRSS
- a CDS encoding formate--phosphoribosylaminoimidazolecarboxamide ligase — protein: MARGRSPGQEAVRGYDLGRIRLAVPASHSALQLLRGARDEGVEAILVAHRRYYDAIYSRFPWLYSRAIVVESWRDLLSPRVVGELREANAVLVPHASLIEYVGVETLLELELPVLGNRYLLEIEASWDRKLSLLEDAGIDTPRRFSSPREAAEAGVPVIVKLPGAKGGRGYRLAAPGSVERVVGELEKQGYRLEDLVIQEYVVGVRLYSHYFNSLVHGRVELLGMDIRLESNVDGLARVPPRLQEELGLEPSYTVVANMPIVARESLLARVLDYGERFARAVERATGYPAAGPYSLEGIVTENLEYKIFEFSGRIVAGTNVYMGLQTPYASLYWEDPMYMGRRIARELREAAEKGILEKIVT